TTATCCCAGCCATGGAAAGTTCAGGAATCGGTCGATTTGTATGGGATCAAGAACTGGGGCAAAGGCTACTTTGGCGTGAACAAAGCCGGCCACGTGGTGGTGTACCCCACCAAAGATTCTTCCCAGGTAATCGACCTCAAGGATTTGGTGGACCAGTTGCAAAAGCGGGACATTCAATTGCCCATTTTGCTGCGGTTCACTGATATTCTGCGCCATCGCATTGGGGAAATTGCCGATGCGTTTCACACGGCCATCAAAGACGCCAAATACAACGGCGAATATTGCTGCGTCTACCCGATCAAGGTCAATCAGCAGCGGCACGTCGTCGAAGAGATCATCGATTTCGGCAAGCCATTCAAGTTCGGCCTGGAAGCGGGCTCGAAGCCGGAACTGCTCGCCGTCTTGGCGATGACCAGCTCGTCGACGCCGATTATCTGCAACGGCTTCAAAGACGAAGAATTCATCAAGATGGTGGTGCTGGCCCGCAAGCTCGGCAAGCAGATCATTCCGGTGGTCGAAAAAGCGACCGAACTCGAAATGATCGTCAAGTATGCCGAAGAGTTGGGCGTTCGCCCGATGATTGGCGTGCGGGTCAAACTCGCCACGCGCGGGGCGGGTCGCTGGCGGTCGAGCGCGGGCTATCGCTCGAAGTTCGGTTTGACCCTGACCGAAGTGTTGGAAGCGGTTGAATACCTGAAAAAGCACGACATGGCCGATTGCCTGAAGCTCGTGCATTTTCACATGGGTTCCCAGATTACCAACATCCGCAAGGTCAAGGATGCGCTGACGGAAGCCGCGCGCATCTATGTCGAACTGGCGCGAGTCGGCGGCGGGGTGGAATTCCTCGACGTGGGCGGCGGGTTGGGCATCGATTACGACGGCTCGCAAACCGATTTCGAATCGTCGATCAACTACACGCTGCAAGAATACGCCAATGACGTGGTGTATCGCATCAAAGCGGTCTGCGATGATGCCGGGGTGCCGCATCCGACGATTATTTCCGAATCGGGCCGTGCGGTGGTCGCGTACCATAGCATGCTGATCTTCGATGTGCTGGGTACTTCGAATTTCGATCGTTGCGAAGCGCCGGAGACCATCCCCAAGGATGCGCCGCAGCCGTTGTCGGATCTGTTCAGCATCTACCGCGATCTGAACAAGAAGAACTACACTGAAAGCTATCACGACGCGGCCCAAGCCATGGAAGAGGCGCTGAACCTCTTCAATCTTGGCTATTTGAGCCTCGAAATGCGAGCGCAGGCGGAGCGGCTCTACTGGGCCGTCGGCAAGAAGCTGCAACGGCTCGTCAGCGAAATGGACTTTGTGCCCGAAGAATTGCAGGGGTTGGATACGCTGCTGTCGGACACCTATTTCTGCAACTTCTCCGTGTTTCAGTCGATGCCGGATAGTTGGGCGATCAAGCAATTGTTCCCGATTATGCCGATTCACCGACTCAACGAGCGCCCCACGCGACGGGCGGTGCTCGGCGACATTACCTGCGATTCGGACGGAAAAGTCGATCAGTTCATCGACTTACGCGATGTCCGCAGCACGCTGGAACTGCACGAACACACCGGCGAACCGTACTATCTCGGGGCGTTCCTGTTGGGAGCGTACCAGGAGATTCTCGGCGATCTGCACAACCTGTTCGGAGATACCAACGCCGTGCATGTCTCGGTGGATGAAGACGGCAAGTTCAGCCTGGATGAGGTCATCAAGGGCGATACCGTCCGCGAAGTGCTTCACTATGTGCAATATTCGGGAGACGAACTTTCGACCCGGATGCGCAAAGAAGTCGAAAAGGCGGTGCGAGGCAACAAGCTCTCCGTGACGGAATCGCGTCAGTTCTTGCGATTCTACGAATCGGGGCTGGATGGATACACCTACCTCGAAGAATAATCGAGCATAGATCGGATTGAATGCGAGCCGCCCGAATCTGCCTGCGACTGCGGGTCGGATTCGGGCGGTTTGCGTTACCCGGCAACGACTTGCGACTACGACTTGGAGTGCGACGGGGGCCGAGAATGGTGGTGAGAATCGGCCCGGAGTGGGAGCGGACCGATTCTCACCGAGAGAGGGCAGGGGTTATTTGCCGCCCGTGATTTCGGCGATCAACGCGGGGCAATCGTACAATTTTCGCAGCACTTCCAGAATGCCCGCCGAATGCACGGCGATGTGTCTCGCTTGCACATCCGTGTAGACAAAGTTGCGGACCAGGCCATGGCGGTTGCGATCGAAATTGATGCCGATGAACTCGCCGGCGCGATTCAGCACCGGACTGCCGGAGTTGCCGCCAATGGTGTCTGCGGTGGAGACAAAATTGAACGGCACGGCCAGATCGAGCTTGGCTTTGCCTTGTTTCCAGCGTTCCGGCAGATTGAACGGCTCGCGGAATTGCAAGCGTTCGGCTTTTTCAAACAAACTGCCGAAGGTGGTATGGAATGGCAGATCGACCCCATCGACTTGGTAGCCAATGGTTCGGCCGTAAGCCAAACGCAGCGTGAAGGTTGCATCGGGGGCGACTTCGCGGCCGTACACTGTGAATCGGGCTTTGGCCAGGGCCGCGTAGCCTTGGCGTTCGGGTTCTTCGACTTCGGTTTCGTAGCGTTTGCGGACGGCTCGCGCTTCGGGGTCGATGAGTCGGGCCAAGAGAATCATCTCATCGCGGCTATCGTCAATGGCTTTGGCACCGCCATCGGCCAGTCGTTTTCGCTCGGCGGCATCGAACAATTTGCTGCCGTTGAGGAGTTCTTCCACGCGGGCGGGAATCGATTTGCCGCTGAGAATTTTGACGACAAGCGGTGATCCGCCGCCGAGTTGCTCGGCCAAGAAGGTCAACGATTGTTGCAAGCGGACTCGTTCCAATTCCTTTTCGATGGGGGCATCGGAAAAGAGCGACAATCGCAGCGATTCCAAATTGCTCTCGCGGAATTCCCGCAAGCGTTCGGCATTGGGTTTGGTCGATTCGCTGGCCAATCGCACCAGCATGCGGGCATGGGCGAATAATTCCGAGGCAAACGCATCGCCGCGTTCCAGCAGGGAGAATTCGACTTCCATGGGAGCAAGGGTTTTCTGAGCGGTTTCAATCGCTTCGATGGCTTTGGCCAATTCCGCGCGGTCGGCGGCGGTCAATTTCGGCGATTGGGCCAGTGCCAATTCGGACTGCAATTTTTGTCGCAAAATCGCGGGATCGAGCAATCCCTGGAATTGGCCGCTGAATGCCTTGCGGGCGTTGGCCACGCGATGCAAGGCGGATTGGGCAATGCGGGCATTCGCCGGATCGCGTTCGCCGAACTGCAACAGCGCCGCTTCCGCCGCTCGCAAGCGATTGAGCGTATATGGCAGCGTGACATCGCGTCGATGTCGAAGCTTCGCCACGGTTTCCAGGCGATTGGTCGTTCCGGGGTGGCCGGTGACAAACACCACATCATCCGCGGTCGGGCCGGTGGTGCTCCACTTCAACCAATGCGGCGGCTTGACCGGCTGATTGTTGTCATATGCGCGGAAAAAGCAGATATCCAGCGAGTGGCGGGGGTATTCAAAATTGTCGACATCGCCGCCGAAACTGGCGATTTCGCTTTCCGGAGCAAACACCAATCGAACGTCCGTATATTTGCGATAGCGATACAGGTGATAGACCGCCCCCTGATAGAGCGTGACCACATCCGACCGCAATCCCGTGGCATCGAGCGATTCTTTCTCGATGGCCGAAATCACCGCCCGACGTGCCGCAAAGGCTTCTGCTGCTGCCATTTCCGGCTTGACGGCCGCATTCACTCGATCGGTGACATCCTGAATCGATTGCAGAATGTTGATTTCCAGATCCGGGCATTTGCGTTCTTGCTCCCGAGTGGGGGCATAGAAGCCGTTCTTGAGCAAATCGTCTTGGGCGGTGCTGAGTTTTTGCAGGAAATCCGACCCGACATGGTGATTGGTGATAATCAGACCATCGGGCGAGACAAAACTGGCCGAGCCACCGGAATTGAAGCGAATCGACGCGAGCTGGGCATGTTCCAACCATTGCGGCGTGAGGGCAAATTGATACTTCTCTTGGAGTCGAGCGGTGGGCGGTTCGTTGAGCAGCCACATGCCTTCATCGGACCAACTGGACATCGGGAACGCTCCAATCAAGATGCAAGCGAAGAGACCGGCCAACCGCGAACCGGGTCGTCGGCGTGTCATGGGGGGAATCTCCAAAGGAATCGCGGGACCAAAACGCAAGCACGACTCCCAGCGGCCACCTTCCGGGGAAGGGACGCGAAGAGTCGTGCATCCATACCTGCCGCGGAATGAATCATCCACGGTTTTTGATAATCATCACCTGCACAATGTCGAGGGCGGTATCGCCGTTAATATCCAGCGATTTTTGCAATTTGTCCAAGAAGTCTTTTTCTTCGTCTTCCACCACGCCATCGGCCAGCACCAAATCGCAGGCGTTGGCGAACGCGGTGTCGCGCAGTTCATCGGGCAGCGTTTCGGTGGCTTTGGCCAGGAACTTGTCCAGACCTTCGCGTTTGAGCATGCCGATGAGGCGGTTCATCATGTTGTTGAACTTGTCGCCGCTCCAGTTTTCAAACAATTTCATCCGGGCGA
This DNA window, taken from Tuwongella immobilis, encodes the following:
- a CDS encoding S46 family peptidase, with the translated sequence MTRRRPGSRLAGLFACILIGAFPMSSWSDEGMWLLNEPPTARLQEKYQFALTPQWLEHAQLASIRFNSGGSASFVSPDGLIITNHHVGSDFLQKLSTAQDDLLKNGFYAPTREQERKCPDLEINILQSIQDVTDRVNAAVKPEMAAAEAFAARRAVISAIEKESLDATGLRSDVVTLYQGAVYHLYRYRKYTDVRLVFAPESEIASFGGDVDNFEYPRHSLDICFFRAYDNNQPVKPPHWLKWSTTGPTADDVVFVTGHPGTTNRLETVAKLRHRRDVTLPYTLNRLRAAEAALLQFGERDPANARIAQSALHRVANARKAFSGQFQGLLDPAILRQKLQSELALAQSPKLTAADRAELAKAIEAIETAQKTLAPMEVEFSLLERGDAFASELFAHARMLVRLASESTKPNAERLREFRESNLESLRLSLFSDAPIEKELERVRLQQSLTFLAEQLGGGSPLVVKILSGKSIPARVEELLNGSKLFDAAERKRLADGGAKAIDDSRDEMILLARLIDPEARAVRKRYETEVEEPERQGYAALAKARFTVYGREVAPDATFTLRLAYGRTIGYQVDGVDLPFHTTFGSLFEKAERLQFREPFNLPERWKQGKAKLDLAVPFNFVSTADTIGGNSGSPVLNRAGEFIGINFDRNRHGLVRNFVYTDVQARHIAVHSAGILEVLRKLYDCPALIAEITGGK
- a CDS encoding tellurite resistance TerB family protein; amino-acid sequence: MGLFDNIFGGHSANKSLTKAESFAGILLCAVASDGHISDEEASGLVTIIARMKLFENWSGDKFNNMMNRLIGMLKREGLDKFLAKATETLPDELRDTAFANACDLVLADGVVEDEEKDFLDKLQKSLDINGDTALDIVQVMIIKNRG
- the speA gene encoding biosynthetic arginine decarboxylase; this encodes MTKSAERRGTPSANGLSQPWKVQESVDLYGIKNWGKGYFGVNKAGHVVVYPTKDSSQVIDLKDLVDQLQKRDIQLPILLRFTDILRHRIGEIADAFHTAIKDAKYNGEYCCVYPIKVNQQRHVVEEIIDFGKPFKFGLEAGSKPELLAVLAMTSSSTPIICNGFKDEEFIKMVVLARKLGKQIIPVVEKATELEMIVKYAEELGVRPMIGVRVKLATRGAGRWRSSAGYRSKFGLTLTEVLEAVEYLKKHDMADCLKLVHFHMGSQITNIRKVKDALTEAARIYVELARVGGGVEFLDVGGGLGIDYDGSQTDFESSINYTLQEYANDVVYRIKAVCDDAGVPHPTIISESGRAVVAYHSMLIFDVLGTSNFDRCEAPETIPKDAPQPLSDLFSIYRDLNKKNYTESYHDAAQAMEEALNLFNLGYLSLEMRAQAERLYWAVGKKLQRLVSEMDFVPEELQGLDTLLSDTYFCNFSVFQSMPDSWAIKQLFPIMPIHRLNERPTRRAVLGDITCDSDGKVDQFIDLRDVRSTLELHEHTGEPYYLGAFLLGAYQEILGDLHNLFGDTNAVHVSVDEDGKFSLDEVIKGDTVREVLHYVQYSGDELSTRMRKEVEKAVRGNKLSVTESRQFLRFYESGLDGYTYLEE